The Dickeya poaceiphila DNA window GATGCGCAAAGCGATGTAGCCCGGCAACACGAATTTGAGCGTATCCGCGATGCGGCTACTTATGCTGCGGCCCGCGGCATCAAGGTCAATGCTGGCCATGGGCTGACTTATCATAATGTGCAGCCGATTGCCGCGTTGCCGGAAATGCATGAACTCAATATCGGTCATGCCATTGTTGGACGCGCAGTGATGAGTGGTCTGGCACCGGCAGTGGCGGAGATGAAAACGCTAATGCGGGAAGCCCGACGCTAATGGCGATTTTGGGACTCGGCACGGATATTGTCGAAATCGCCCGTATTGAGGCGATCACTGGGCGTTCCGGTGATCGCCTCGCCCGGCGTGTACTCAGTGAGCAGGAGTGGTTGCAGTATCAGGCCCATTCGCAACCGATTCGTTTTCTGGCCAAACGCTTTGCGGTCAAAGAGGCCGCGGCTAAAGCGCTGGGCACTGGTATCCGTGATGGCCTGGCGTTTGCACAGTTTGAAGTGGCGAATGACGAACTGGGTAAACCCTGTTTACGGTTTCTTGCGCGTGCTGCTGAACTGGCTGAAAAGATGGGGGTTAGGCACGTACATGTATCGCTGGCGGATGAACGACACTACGCCTGTGCTACCGTGATTATTGAAGGGGGCGATTGTTCGCCCTTGCGCTGAACGTGATTACAGCTGGTCTGCATGGTGGAGCAGAACAAATTTTTCCCACAGTTGATCGTGGCTCTCTTGGTGGTTAATGTCTTTGAGGATGGTGTTGTCAATCGGGCAGACCTTCTGGCAAGTCGGGGTATCATAATGCCCAACACACTCGGTACAGCGTAGCGGGTCAATTTCATAGATCTCATCCCCCATCGATATGGCCTGATTGGGGCATTCCGGCTCACACATATCGCAGTTAATGCATTTCGCGGTAATTAGCAGCGCCATGTTTTCTTTCCTTTCATCAATCAGCCCTGATTATACGCTGCCGCGAGCCGGTTACACAGCATTGCTATGGTATAAACGACATAACGAGAGGTGAAGGGATAAAAAAAGGGTTTATTTTCTTGATTGAGAGACTATACGACGAAAAGATTAATCACTATTATGCGTTTATAGTGCATAATTTTTCATAGTAATTTGATATCAAAAAACAAAAATTCTCATGCAATGTATCCGTCATATTTACTTTGTACTGTAATTACAGCCTGCCTTTATAAAGATTGTTGAGGCAGAATCGATAAACTCATGTGTGCATATGGTATACTTTATTCGTAAGCATCTCCTTCAATGGCGGAACATATAGTGCAGCAAATTAGTCACTTTAATCAGCCCGGCTCTGAAGTCTCCGTCACCGGGGAGGTGCAGTGTGCAGATGCTGATTACTGGCACAGCTGCCACAGGCGGTACCGATTTCAACCTATTTATCGCACTTCTGGTCGTTTGATGGGGATTGAGTTGCTGACCGCCGTTTTTCACCCATCCTGTCCGCAGAAATTTTTATCTCCTGAACATTACTTTGCCCGCCTTAGTGTTGAAGAGCGCCTCAATATCGTTATTGAACAGTTGCAGTTACTAAACCAATGGCATGACCGCTTTGTCCAGGATGAATTACGCGCCTCTGTTAATATTGATGGGCTGACTTTGCTGGCTTTGCAGGAAAACAGCAAGGCCAAAAAGCTGCTGACGACAATGCCCTGGCTGCGTTTCGAACTGGT harbors:
- the acpS gene encoding holo-ACP synthase; protein product: MAILGLGTDIVEIARIEAITGRSGDRLARRVLSEQEWLQYQAHSQPIRFLAKRFAVKEAAAKALGTGIRDGLAFAQFEVANDELGKPCLRFLARAAELAEKMGVRHVHVSLADERHYACATVIIEGGDCSPLR
- a CDS encoding YfhL family 4Fe-4S dicluster ferredoxin; translated protein: MALLITAKCINCDMCEPECPNQAISMGDEIYEIDPLRCTECVGHYDTPTCQKVCPIDNTILKDINHQESHDQLWEKFVLLHHADQL
- the pdeH gene encoding cyclic-guanylate-specific phosphodiesterase, with translation MAEHIVQQISHFNQPGSEVSVTGEVQCADADYWHSCHRRYRFQPIYRTSGRLMGIELLTAVFHPSCPQKFLSPEHYFARLSVEERLNIVIEQLQLLNQWHDRFVQDELRASVNIDGLTLLALQENSKAKKLLTTMPWLRFELVESLAVLPHDTLAMLPEAGLLWLDDFGCGMANFSSLSRVKYDCIKIARELFIMLLNSKEGRQLFPSLVTLLATYCKDVVIEGVETEEEWDIIRQSDASAAQGYFLSMPQPFENMEDLCSEL